One Alligator mississippiensis isolate rAllMis1 chromosome 1, rAllMis1, whole genome shotgun sequence genomic window carries:
- the APBB1 gene encoding amyloid beta precursor protein binding family B member 1 isoform X2, producing MSGALSKRGDVANDNSRLGLGLGLSLSLALPAPAPDPPRRPGSTAEEPANAKWAKDGQNQMRRAAAARDQNRNELAPLGPGDEEDEDDEDEDEGDEDSTPVQSDPVTAESEPSWERAPRELGKSASRLFGPRGSAASDEDSSWATLSQGSPAGSSPDDADSFWTRNSFETDSDLPAGWMRVQDTSGTYYWHIPTGTTQWEPPATLGSPGHTPPDEPQLTWTGLAQAERFENGDFWKDDPAEAVTPEPSVEDMELPNLPMALPDMSSSQTEEGVVPPGSKCFAVRSLGWVEMSEEELVPGQSSIAVNNCIRQLSLHAPEPEPDPAGPWGQGRDLLLVLESETLRLVDPRGQALLHAQPVAGIRVWGVGRDNGRDFAYVARDQLTQMLKCHVFRCEAPAKNIATSLHEICAKIMVERRSARALTNGLALDHSKMVEIPFQVEFPAPKSDLVQRFQVCYLGSVPVTKPVGMDVINTALESALASSKEHWTPVVVSVAPATLTITHEQTEAVLCECRVRFLSFMGVGRDVRSFAFIMARAPGDFRCHSVWCEPNAAGLSEAVQAACMLRYQKCLDARPQATTSCLPAPPADSVARRVGSTVRRGVQTLLGSLKAKRPGTQTP from the exons ATGTCGGGGGCGCTGAGCAAGCGCGGGGACGTGGCCAACGACAACAgccgcctgggcctgggcctgggcctgagcctgagcctggcgCTGCCCGCGCCCGCCCCGGACCCGCCGCGCCGCCCGGGCAGCACGGCCGAGGAGCCGGCCAACGCCAAGTGGGCCAAGGACGGGCAGAACCAGATGCGGCGCGCCGCGGCGGCGCGGGACCAGAACCGCAACGAGCTGGCGCCCCTGGGCCCGGGCGACGAGGAGGACGAGGACgacgaggacgaggacgaggGCGACGAGGACTCGACGCCGGTGCAGAGCGACCCGGTGACGGCCGAGTCGGAGCCCAGctgggagcgggcgccgcgcgagCTGGGCAAGAGCGCCAGCCGGCTCTTCGGGCCCCGCGGCAGCGCCGCCAGCGACGAGGACTCCAGCTGGGCCAcgctgagccagggcagccccGCCGGCAGCTCCCCCGACGATGCCG ACTCGTTCTGGACCCGGAACTCCTTCGAGACGGACTCGGACCTGCCGGCCGGATGGATGCGGGTGCAGGACACGTCGGGCACCTACTACTGGCACATCCCCACGGGCACCACCCAGTGGGAGCCGCCCGCCACCCTCGGCTCCCCCGGGCACACCCCCCCCGATGAGCCCCAG CTCACCTGGACGGGCTTGGCGCAGGCTGAACGCTTTGAGAACGGCGACTTCTGGAAG GATGACCCCGCAGAGGCTGTGACCCCAGAGCCCAGTGTGGAGGACATGGAGCTACCCAACCTGCCCATGGCCTTGCCGGACATGAG CTCCTCCCAGACCGAGGAGGGTGTGGTGCCCCCAGGATCTAAG TGCTTCGCCGTGCGGTCGCTGGGCTGGGTGGAGATGAGCGAGGAGGAGCTGGTCCCAGGCCAGAGCAGCATTGCCGTCAACAACTGCATCCGCCAGCTCTCCCTGCACGCGCCCGAGCCTGAGCCCGATCCTGCGGGCCCCTGGGGCCAG ggccgggacctgctgctggtgctggagaGCGAGACGCTGCGGCTGGTGGACCCGCGGGGGCAGGCCCTGCTGCACGCCCAGCCCGTGGCCGGCATCCGCGTCTGGGGCGTGGGGCGCGACAACGGCAG GGACTTTGCCTACGTGGCCCGGGACCAGCTGACCCAGATGCTGAAGTGCCACGTGTTTCGGTGCGAGGCCCCGGCCAAGAACATCGCCACCAGCCTGCATGAGATCTGCGCCAAG atcaTGGTGGAGCGGCGCAGTGCACGGGCACTGACAAACGGCCTGGCGCTGGATCACTCCAAGATGGTGGAGATCCCTTTCCAAG TGGAGTTTCCGGCACCCAAAAGTGACCTGGTGCAGCGGTTCCAAGTCTGCTACCTGGGCAGCGTCCCCGTCACCAAGCCCGTGG GCATGGACGTGATCAACACGGCACTGGAATCGGCGCtggccagcagcaaggagcactggACGCCCGTGGTCGTCAGCGTGGCCCCTGCCACCCTCACCATCACCCATGAGCAG ACGGAGGCGGTGCTGTGCGAGTGCCGCGTGCGCTTCCTGTCCTTCATGGGCGTGGGGCGTGATGTGCGCTCCTTCGCCTTCATCATGGCCCGCGCCCCCGGCGACTTCCGCTGCCACTCGGTGTGGTGCGAGCCCAACGCCGCCGGGCTCAGCGAGGCCGTGCAGGCCGCCTGCATG ctgcgCTACCAGAAGTGCTTGGACGCGCGGCCCCAGgccaccacctcctgcctgccGGCACCGCCTGCCGACTCCGTGGCCCGGCGTGTGGGCTCCACCGTGCGCCGGGGCGTCCAGACCCTGCTGGGCAGCCTGAAGGCCAAGCGTCCGGGCACGCAGACGCCGTGA
- the CCKBR gene encoding gastrin/cholecystokinin type B receptor, which translates to MGGGARAMEPRPPNETLPESLCRPGNLSANGTGLGAANASACDPFRRPPRPSRELEVTVRVLLYGLIFALSVLGNALVVAVLALNRRLRTVTNAFLLSLALSDLLLALCCMPFTLIPNLMGTFVFGDVVCKLMAYLMGVSVSVSTFSLVAIALERYSAICNPLQSRAWQTRSHAARVIASTWLLSALLMLPYAVYSTTVPLARPPLYQCIHSWPSQHFNQAWYLVLLLILFFLPGVVMAVAYGLISRELYRGIRFEMDVKREAGGGRSGGEAGSEEGDGCYVQLMRAGGALELSSAGPERARSSRSEAQLGAKRRVIRMLVVIVVLFFLCWLPVFTANTWRAFAPTAAQRALAGAPISFIHLLSYASACTNPLVYCFMNRRFRQAFLATCTGTCPSSRRARRPPADDDATATAPSLSKGSYTTVSSIGPL; encoded by the exons ATGGGCGGCGGGGCGCGGGCCATGGAGCCGCGGCCGCCCAACGAGACGCTGCCGGAGTCGCTCTGCCGGCCCGGGAACCTGTCCGCCAACGGCACCGGCCTCGGCGCCGCCAACGCCAGCGCCTGCGACCCCTTCCGCCGCCCCCCGCGGCCGTCCCGAG AGCTGGAGGTGACGGTGCGGGTGCTGCTCTACGGGCTGATCTTTGCGCTGAGCGTGCTGGGCAACGCGctggtggtggcggtgctggcCCTGAACCGGCGCCTACGCACGGTCACCAACGCCTTCCTGCTGTCACTGGCGCTGAGTGACCTGCTGCTGGCGCTGTGCTGCATGCCCTTCACCCTTATCCCCAACCTCATGGGCACCTTCGTCTTCGGCGACGTCGTCTGCAAGCTCATGGCCTACCTCATGG GCGTGTCCGTGAGCGTCTCCACCTTCAGCCTGGTGGCCATCGCCCTGGAGCGCTACAGTGCCATCTGCAACCCGCTGCAGTCGCGGGCCTGGCAGACACGCTCGCATGCCGCCCGTGTCATCGCCAGCACCTGGCTGCTCTCGGCCCTGCTCATGCTGCCCTACGCCGTGTACAGCACCACGGTGCCGCTGGCCCGGCCCCCGCTCTATCAGTGCATCCACTCCTGGCCCAGCCAACACTTCAATCAGGCCTG GtacctggtgctgctgctgatcctgttctTCCTCCCCGGCGTGGTGATGGCCGTGGCCTATGGGCTCATCTCGCGCGAACTCTACCGTGGCATCCGCTTCGAGATGGACGTGAAGAGGGAGGCTggcg GTGGCCGGAGCGGCGGGGAGGCAGGCAGCGAGGAGGGCGACGGGTGCTACGTGCAGCTGATGCGGGCGGGCGGTGcgctggagctgagcagtgcgGGGCCGGAGCGCGCGCGCAGCAGCCGGTCGGAGGCGCAGCTGGGGGCCAAGCGGCGTGTGATCCGGATGCTGGTGGTGATCGTGGTGCTCTTCTTCCTGTGCTGGCTGCCCGTCTTCACCGCCAACACGTGGCGCGCCTTTGCCCCGACCGCCGCGCAGCGTGCCCTGGCCGGCGCCCCCATCTCCTTCATCCACCTGCTGTCCTACGCCTCGGCCTGCACCAACCCGCTCGTCTACTGCTTCATGAACCGCCGCTTCCGCCAGGCcttcctggccacctgcaccGGCACCTGTCCCTCCTCCCGCCGCGCCCGCCGGCCCCCCGCCGATGACGATGCCACCGCAAccgccccctccctctccaaggGCAGCTACACCACGGTCAGCAGCATCGGGCCCCTCTGA
- the CNGA4 gene encoding cyclic nucleotide-gated cation channel alpha-4 — protein MAARAGVWLRRRAQARPLVRTRESTSAPPGAVRAWILDPAGEAYYWWLNLMVVPIMYNWIVLICRACFVELQERYLVLWLVLDYACDLLYLLDVTARFHTGFRDDGILVRARGRIAQRYARSRQALWDAASVLPTDLLYVRLGLGAPAVRANRLLRVGRLWEAFDRTETRTGHPHTFRIAKLMLYVFVTIHWNACAYFALSEFLGRGSDTWVCPDASQPGFDRLRRQYLYSFYFSTLVLTTVGDTPEPQRPVEMLFMAAGFLLGIMGFATIMGSIGSVISTMRSADAAFYPNYDLVKHYLRLHRVGRRLERRVGRWHQHLRLEKKLTHEGRILQHLPERLRAEVAVSVHLATLRKVQLFQSCERSLLEELVLRLQPQVYSPGEYVCRKGDIGREMYFIREGRLAVVADDGITQYAVLGEGLYFGEISLINIKGNKSGNRRTANIKSIGYSDLFCLSKEDLMATLAEFPSAKVMMEAKGREILLKLDKLDVNAEAAEIARAQAAEARTQALEAALDALQTKVARLLAELESSAFKIALRLERLEWQNRDRPTPPGARNLPDP, from the exons ATGGCCGCCCGCGCCGGCGTCTGGCTGCGCCGCAGGGCCCAGGCCCGCCCGCTCGTGCGCACCCGGGAGTCCACCAGCGCCCCGCCAGG CGCCGTCCGCGCCTGGATCCTGGACCCCGCGGGCGAGGCCTACTACTGGTGGCTCAACCTCATGGTGGTGCCCATCATGTACAACTGGATCGTCCTGATCTGCAG GGCCTGCTTCGTGGAACTGCAGGAGCGCTACCTGGTGCTGTGGCTGGTGCTGGACTACGCCTGCGACCTGCTCTACTTGCTGGACGTCACCGCGCGCTTCCACACCG GCTTCCGGGATGACGGCATCCTGGTGCGGGCGCGGGGCCGCATCGCGCAGCGCTACGCCCGGTCGCGCCAGGCTCTGTGGGATGCGGCCTCGGTGCTGCCCACCGACCTGCTGTACGTGCGGCTGGGCCTGGGCGCGCCGGCCGTGCGCGCCAACCGGCTGCTGCGGGTCGGGCGGCTGTGGGAGGCCTTCGATCGCACGGAGACGCGCACGGGCCACCCGCACACCTTCCGCATCGCCAAGCTGATGCTCTACGTCTTCGTCACCATCCACTGGAACGCCTGCGCCTACTTCGCCCTGTCCGAGTTCCTGGGCCGCGGCAGCGACACCTGGGTGTGCCCCGACGCCAGCCAGCCTGGCTTCGACCGCCTGCGGCGCCAGTACCTCTACAGCTTCTACTTCTCCACGCTGGTGCTGACCACGGTAGGCGACACGCCGGAGCCGCAGCGCCCCGTCGAGATGCTCTTCATGGCCGCTGGCTTCCTGCTGGGCATCATGGGCTTCGCCACCATCATGGGCAGCATCGGCTCGGTCATCTCCACCATGCGCAGCGCCGACGCCGCCTTCTATCCCAACTACGACCTGGTGAAGCACTACCTGCGGCTGCACCGCGTGGGCCGGCGCCTGGAGCGCCGCGTGGGCCGCTGGCACCAGCACCTGCGGCTGGAGAAGAAGCTGACGCACGAAGGCCGCATCCTGCAGCACCTGCCCGAGCGGCTGCGGGCCGAGGTGGCGGTGAGCGTGCACCTGGCCACGCTGCGCAAGGTGCAGCTGTTCCAGAGCTGCGAGCGCTCgctgctggaggagctggtgctcaggctgcagccccaggttTACAGCCCCGGCGAGTACGTGTGCCGCAAGGGCGACATCGGCCGTGAGATGTACTTCATCCGCGAGGGGCGCCTGGCCGTGGTGGCCGACGACGGCATCACGCAGTACGCCGTGCTGGGCGAGGGGCTGTACTTTGGGGAGATCAGCCTCATCAACATCAAAG GTAACAAGTCAGGGAACCGGCGCACGGCAAACATCAAGAGCATCGGCTACTCGGACCTGTTCTGCCTGTCCAAGGAGGACCTGATGGCCACGCTGGCCGAGTTCCCCAGCGCCAAGGTCATGATGGAGGCCAAGGGCCGTGAGATCCTGCTCAAGCTGGACAAGCTGGACGTCAACGCCGAGGCAGCCGAGATCGCACGGGCGCAGGCGGCCGAGGCGCGGACGCAGGCGCTGGAGGCCGCGCTCGACGCCCTGCAGACCAAGGTGGCGCGGCTGCTGGCCGAGCTCGAGTCCAGCGCCTTCAAGATCGCTCTGCGCCTCGAGCGCCTCGAGTGGCAGAACCGCGACCGTCCCACGCCCCCCGGCGCCCGCAACCTGCCTGACCcctga
- the APBB1 gene encoding amyloid beta precursor protein binding family B member 1 isoform X3 encodes MSGALSKRGDVANDNSRLGLGLGLSLSLALPAPAPDPPRRPGSTAEEPANAKWAKDGQNQMRRAAAARDQNRNELAPLGPGDEEDEDDEDEDEGDEDSTPVQSDPVTAESEPSWERAPRELGKSASRLFGPRGSAASDEDSSWATLSQGSPAGSSPDDADSFWTRNSFETDSDLPAGWMRVQDTSGTYYWHIPTGTTQWEPPATLGSPGHTPPDEPQLTWTGLAQAERFENGDFWKDDPAEAVTPEPSVEDMELPNLPMALPDMSSSQTEEGVVPPGSKCFAVRSLGWVEMSEEELVPGQSSIAVNNCIRQLSLHAPEPEPDPAGPWGQGRDLLLVLESETLRLVDPRGQALLHAQPVAGIRVWGVGRDNGRDFAYVARDQLTQMLKCHVFRCEAPAKNIATSLHEICAKIMVERRSARALTNGLALDHSKMVEIPFQVEFPAPKSDLVQRFQVCYLGSVPVTKPVGMDVINTALESALASSKEHWTPVVVSVAPATLTITHEQTGAVLGGWQEQAPLMAVSQQTEAVLCECRVRFLSFMGVGRDVRSFAFIMARAPGDFRCHSVWCEPNAAGLSEAVQAACMLRYQKCLDARPQATTSCLPAPPADSVARRVGSTVRRGVQTLLGSLKAKRPGTQTP; translated from the exons ATGTCGGGGGCGCTGAGCAAGCGCGGGGACGTGGCCAACGACAACAgccgcctgggcctgggcctgggcctgagcctgagcctggcgCTGCCCGCGCCCGCCCCGGACCCGCCGCGCCGCCCGGGCAGCACGGCCGAGGAGCCGGCCAACGCCAAGTGGGCCAAGGACGGGCAGAACCAGATGCGGCGCGCCGCGGCGGCGCGGGACCAGAACCGCAACGAGCTGGCGCCCCTGGGCCCGGGCGACGAGGAGGACGAGGACgacgaggacgaggacgaggGCGACGAGGACTCGACGCCGGTGCAGAGCGACCCGGTGACGGCCGAGTCGGAGCCCAGctgggagcgggcgccgcgcgagCTGGGCAAGAGCGCCAGCCGGCTCTTCGGGCCCCGCGGCAGCGCCGCCAGCGACGAGGACTCCAGCTGGGCCAcgctgagccagggcagccccGCCGGCAGCTCCCCCGACGATGCCG ACTCGTTCTGGACCCGGAACTCCTTCGAGACGGACTCGGACCTGCCGGCCGGATGGATGCGGGTGCAGGACACGTCGGGCACCTACTACTGGCACATCCCCACGGGCACCACCCAGTGGGAGCCGCCCGCCACCCTCGGCTCCCCCGGGCACACCCCCCCCGATGAGCCCCAG CTCACCTGGACGGGCTTGGCGCAGGCTGAACGCTTTGAGAACGGCGACTTCTGGAAG GATGACCCCGCAGAGGCTGTGACCCCAGAGCCCAGTGTGGAGGACATGGAGCTACCCAACCTGCCCATGGCCTTGCCGGACATGAG CTCCTCCCAGACCGAGGAGGGTGTGGTGCCCCCAGGATCTAAG TGCTTCGCCGTGCGGTCGCTGGGCTGGGTGGAGATGAGCGAGGAGGAGCTGGTCCCAGGCCAGAGCAGCATTGCCGTCAACAACTGCATCCGCCAGCTCTCCCTGCACGCGCCCGAGCCTGAGCCCGATCCTGCGGGCCCCTGGGGCCAG ggccgggacctgctgctggtgctggagaGCGAGACGCTGCGGCTGGTGGACCCGCGGGGGCAGGCCCTGCTGCACGCCCAGCCCGTGGCCGGCATCCGCGTCTGGGGCGTGGGGCGCGACAACGGCAG GGACTTTGCCTACGTGGCCCGGGACCAGCTGACCCAGATGCTGAAGTGCCACGTGTTTCGGTGCGAGGCCCCGGCCAAGAACATCGCCACCAGCCTGCATGAGATCTGCGCCAAG atcaTGGTGGAGCGGCGCAGTGCACGGGCACTGACAAACGGCCTGGCGCTGGATCACTCCAAGATGGTGGAGATCCCTTTCCAAG TGGAGTTTCCGGCACCCAAAAGTGACCTGGTGCAGCGGTTCCAAGTCTGCTACCTGGGCAGCGTCCCCGTCACCAAGCCCGTGG GCATGGACGTGATCAACACGGCACTGGAATCGGCGCtggccagcagcaaggagcactggACGCCCGTGGTCGTCAGCGTGGCCCCTGCCACCCTCACCATCACCCATGAGCAG ACGGGGGCGGTGctgggggggtggcaggagcaggcccCCCTGATGGCCGTGTCCCAGCAGACGGAGGCGGTGCTGTGCGAGTGCCGCGTGCGCTTCCTGTCCTTCATGGGCGTGGGGCGTGATGTGCGCTCCTTCGCCTTCATCATGGCCCGCGCCCCCGGCGACTTCCGCTGCCACTCGGTGTGGTGCGAGCCCAACGCCGCCGGGCTCAGCGAGGCCGTGCAGGCCGCCTGCATG ctgcgCTACCAGAAGTGCTTGGACGCGCGGCCCCAGgccaccacctcctgcctgccGGCACCGCCTGCCGACTCCGTGGCCCGGCGTGTGGGCTCCACCGTGCGCCGGGGCGTCCAGACCCTGCTGGGCAGCCTGAAGGCCAAGCGTCCGGGCACGCAGACGCCGTGA
- the SMPD1 gene encoding sphingomyelin phosphodiesterase, with the protein MAGPGRAVLALALALALGSGSGSGSGPGSGSGSGPAGLAAAGAHFGWRNLTCPACRSLFAALRLALQMRSGAEQIQRLAVHVCTGLRLARDEVCRGAVRLFAGDVLAAWSGSVLRPGEICGLLVGARCGRWDILAPWNVSLPRAPKPPVTPPAPPAPGAPTARLLFLTDLHWDRAYAPGAEAACPDPLCCRGAAPAGTPRQAAGYWGSYGKCDLPLHTLESLLAQLGPAGPFELAYWTGDIPAHDVWEQSRAGQLRALRTVTALLRKHLGPLPVYPAVGNHEAVPVNGFPPPYVHGNRSSAWLYDAMAEAWQGWLPPAALETLRVAGFYTLQIRPGLRLVSLNMNFCSEANFWLLINATDPAGQLQWLVGVLAGAEAAGEKVHIIGHIPPAHCLRSWSWNYYRIVNRFESTIVAQFFGHTHLDEFEMFYDEETLSRPVSVAFVAPSVTTYINLNPGYRVYELDGNYPESSHMVLDHETFILNLTEANAAGPGATPHWRRLYRARETYGMLNAFPADWDQLLRRFQDDERLFQHFWFLFYKGHPPREPCLDACKAALLCTLRTGRRDDPALCHSLRPTLPFAHIQHFWDQRRLC; encoded by the exons ATGGCGGGCCCGGGCCGGGCGGTGCTGGCGCTCGCGCTGGCTCTGGCGCTGGGATCCGGATCCGGATCGGGATCGGGCCCCGGGTCGGGGTCGGGAtcgggccccgcggggctggcgGCCGCGGGCGCCCACTTCGGGTGGCGCAACCTGACGTGCCCGGCCTGCCGCTCCCTCTTCGCCGCGCTGCGCCTCGCCCTGCAG ATGCGGAGCGGCGCGGAGCAGATCCAGCGCCTGGCGGTGCACGTGTGCACGGGGCTGCGGCTGGCGCGGGACGAGGTGTGCCGCGGCGCGGTGCGGCTGTTCGCGGGCGACGTGCTGGCGGCGTGGTCGGGCTCGGTGCTGCGGCCGGGCGAGATCTGCGGGCTGCTGGTGGGCGCGCGCTGCGGGCGCTGGGACATCCTGGCGCCCTGGAACGTGTCGCTGCCGCGCGCCCCCAAGCCGCCCGTGACGCCGCCCGCGCCGCCCGCGCCCGGCGCCCCCACCGCCCGCCTGCTCTTCCTCACCGACCTGCACTGGGACCGCGCCTACGCCCCCGGCGCCGAGGCCGCCTGCCCCGACCCGCTGTGCTGCCGCGGCGCGGCGCCGGCGGGGACGCCCCGGCAGGCGGCCGGCTACTGGGGCTCCTACGGCAAGTGCGACCTGCCCCTGCACACGCTGGAGTCgctgctggcccagctgggccccGCCGGCCCCTTCGAGCTGGCCTACTGGACCGGCGACATCCCGGCCCACGACGTGTGGGAGCAGAGCCGGGCCGGCCAGCTGCGGGCGCTGCGCACCGTCACCGCGCTGCTGCGCAAGCACCTGGGGCCCCTGCCCGTCTACCCGGCCGTGGGCAACCACGAGGCCGTGCCGGTCAACGGCTTCCCCCCGCCCTACGTGCACGGCAACCGCTCGTCCGCCTGGCTCTACGACGCCATGGCCGAGGCCTGGCAGGGCTGGTTGCCCCCCGCCGCGCTGGAGACGCTCAG AGTCGCCGGCTTTTACACGCTGCAGATCCGGCCCGGCCTGCGCCTCGTGTCCCTCAACATGAACTTCTGCTCCGAGGCCAACTTCTGGCTTCTCATCAATGCCACGGACCCGGCCGGGCAGCTCCAGTGGCTCGTGGGCGTCCTGGCGGGAGCGGAGGCGGCCGGCGAGAAG GTGCACATCATCGGGCACATCCCGCCCGCCCACTGCCtgcggagctggagctggaactacTACCGTATCGTCAACAG GTTTGAGAGCACCATCGTGGCCCAGTTCTTTGGCCACACGCACCTGGACGAGTTTGAGATGTTCTACGACGAGGAGACCCTGTCGCGTCCTGTCTCTGTGGCCTTTGTGGCCCCGAGCGTCACCACCTACATCAACCTCAACCCTG GCTACCGCGTGTACGAGCTGGACGGGAACTACCCCGAGAGCTCGCACATGGTGCTGGACCACGAGACCTTCATCCTGAACCTGACTGAAGCCAACGCAGCCGGGCCAGGGGCCACGCCGCACTGGCGCCGCCTGTACAGGGCACGCGAGACCTATGGGATGCTCAACGCCTTCCCGGCCGACTGGGACCAGCTGTTGCGGCGCTTCCAGGACGACGAGCGCCTGTTCCAGCACTTCTGGTTCCTGTTTTATAAGGGGCACCCGCCGCGCGAGCCCTGCCTGGACGCCTGCAAGGCCGCGCTGCTTTGCACCCTGCGCACCGGCCGCCGCGACgaccctgccctgtgccacagcctgcgccccaccctgcccttcgCCCACATCCAGCACTTCTGGGACCAGCGCCGCCTCTGCTGA
- the APBB1 gene encoding amyloid beta precursor protein binding family B member 1 isoform X1 codes for MSGALSKRGDVANDNSRLGLGLGLSLSLALPAPAPDPPRRPGSTAEEPANAKWAKDGQNQMRRAAAARDQNRNELAPLGPGDEEDEDDEDEDEGDEDSTPVQSDPVTAESEPSWERAPRELGKSASRLFGPRGSAASDEDSSWATLSQGSPAGSSPDDADSFWTRNSFETDSDLPAGWMRVQDTSGTYYWHIPTGTTQWEPPATLGSPGHTPPDEPQLTWTGLAQAERFENGDFWKDDPAEAVTPEPSVEDMELPNLPMALPDMSSSQTEEGVVPPGSKCFAVRSLGWVEMSEEELVPGQSSIAVNNCIRQLSLHAPEPEPDPAGPWGQGRDLLLVLESETLRLVDPRGQALLHAQPVAGIRVWGVGRDNGRDFAYVARDQLTQMLKCHVFRCEAPAKNIATSLHEICAKIMVERRSARALTNGLALDHSKMVEIPFQVEFPAPKSDLVQRFQVCYLGSVPVTKPVGMDVINTALESALASSKEHWTPVVVSVAPATLTITHEQQTEAVLCECRVRFLSFMGVGRDVRSFAFIMARAPGDFRCHSVWCEPNAAGLSEAVQAACMLRYQKCLDARPQATTSCLPAPPADSVARRVGSTVRRGVQTLLGSLKAKRPGTQTP; via the exons ATGTCGGGGGCGCTGAGCAAGCGCGGGGACGTGGCCAACGACAACAgccgcctgggcctgggcctgggcctgagcctgagcctggcgCTGCCCGCGCCCGCCCCGGACCCGCCGCGCCGCCCGGGCAGCACGGCCGAGGAGCCGGCCAACGCCAAGTGGGCCAAGGACGGGCAGAACCAGATGCGGCGCGCCGCGGCGGCGCGGGACCAGAACCGCAACGAGCTGGCGCCCCTGGGCCCGGGCGACGAGGAGGACGAGGACgacgaggacgaggacgaggGCGACGAGGACTCGACGCCGGTGCAGAGCGACCCGGTGACGGCCGAGTCGGAGCCCAGctgggagcgggcgccgcgcgagCTGGGCAAGAGCGCCAGCCGGCTCTTCGGGCCCCGCGGCAGCGCCGCCAGCGACGAGGACTCCAGCTGGGCCAcgctgagccagggcagccccGCCGGCAGCTCCCCCGACGATGCCG ACTCGTTCTGGACCCGGAACTCCTTCGAGACGGACTCGGACCTGCCGGCCGGATGGATGCGGGTGCAGGACACGTCGGGCACCTACTACTGGCACATCCCCACGGGCACCACCCAGTGGGAGCCGCCCGCCACCCTCGGCTCCCCCGGGCACACCCCCCCCGATGAGCCCCAG CTCACCTGGACGGGCTTGGCGCAGGCTGAACGCTTTGAGAACGGCGACTTCTGGAAG GATGACCCCGCAGAGGCTGTGACCCCAGAGCCCAGTGTGGAGGACATGGAGCTACCCAACCTGCCCATGGCCTTGCCGGACATGAG CTCCTCCCAGACCGAGGAGGGTGTGGTGCCCCCAGGATCTAAG TGCTTCGCCGTGCGGTCGCTGGGCTGGGTGGAGATGAGCGAGGAGGAGCTGGTCCCAGGCCAGAGCAGCATTGCCGTCAACAACTGCATCCGCCAGCTCTCCCTGCACGCGCCCGAGCCTGAGCCCGATCCTGCGGGCCCCTGGGGCCAG ggccgggacctgctgctggtgctggagaGCGAGACGCTGCGGCTGGTGGACCCGCGGGGGCAGGCCCTGCTGCACGCCCAGCCCGTGGCCGGCATCCGCGTCTGGGGCGTGGGGCGCGACAACGGCAG GGACTTTGCCTACGTGGCCCGGGACCAGCTGACCCAGATGCTGAAGTGCCACGTGTTTCGGTGCGAGGCCCCGGCCAAGAACATCGCCACCAGCCTGCATGAGATCTGCGCCAAG atcaTGGTGGAGCGGCGCAGTGCACGGGCACTGACAAACGGCCTGGCGCTGGATCACTCCAAGATGGTGGAGATCCCTTTCCAAG TGGAGTTTCCGGCACCCAAAAGTGACCTGGTGCAGCGGTTCCAAGTCTGCTACCTGGGCAGCGTCCCCGTCACCAAGCCCGTGG GCATGGACGTGATCAACACGGCACTGGAATCGGCGCtggccagcagcaaggagcactggACGCCCGTGGTCGTCAGCGTGGCCCCTGCCACCCTCACCATCACCCATGAGCAG CAGACGGAGGCGGTGCTGTGCGAGTGCCGCGTGCGCTTCCTGTCCTTCATGGGCGTGGGGCGTGATGTGCGCTCCTTCGCCTTCATCATGGCCCGCGCCCCCGGCGACTTCCGCTGCCACTCGGTGTGGTGCGAGCCCAACGCCGCCGGGCTCAGCGAGGCCGTGCAGGCCGCCTGCATG ctgcgCTACCAGAAGTGCTTGGACGCGCGGCCCCAGgccaccacctcctgcctgccGGCACCGCCTGCCGACTCCGTGGCCCGGCGTGTGGGCTCCACCGTGCGCCGGGGCGTCCAGACCCTGCTGGGCAGCCTGAAGGCCAAGCGTCCGGGCACGCAGACGCCGTGA